In one Echinicola marina genomic region, the following are encoded:
- the polA gene encoding DNA polymerase I — protein sequence MPSSDKKKLFLLDAMALIYRAHFAFSKNPRINSKGLNTGIMLGFTNTLLEVIEKQKPSHLAVAFDTSAPTFRHEQFEAYKANRQETPEDISVGIPWVKQIVEGFNIPILELDGYEADDIIGTIAKKAEYKDFEVFMMTPDKDYGQLVDDHIFLYKPAFMGNAVDIMGPKEVCEKWEIESPDQVRDILGLMGDAVDNIPGIPGIGEKTAKKLLKAYGSIEGLLEHTEELKGKQKENVVNFGQQGILSKELATIMQNVPIEFNPKDFTYDGPDEEKLKALFAELEFRTLTKRVFGESIKKPSLKVNEQLGLFTGPQDTEEEEDIEETNPIPTPSQLDSIFSKAHDYHKVAGVEAINELVEYLEIQDELCFDTETTDVDPNKAELVGISFAYITGEAFYIPIPSDVEEAQKLLAPLKPVFENDKITKIGQNIKYDVLVLKNYGIEVKGTYYDTMLAHYLIEPEGKHGMDWLAEHYLNYKPVSIESLIGKKGKNQGNMRDVDVDKVVEYASEDADITLQLAQKLNPDLKDRGLEKLFYEVETPLIPVLAAMEFEGVRLDENSLADLSKELEKEIVQIEQKVYELAGTKFNLASPKQLGEVLFVKMELDPKAKKTKTGQYATGEEVLSKLAPKHEIAQAILDFRELVKLKNTYVDTLPTLINPKTGRIHTTYNQIVAATGRLSSVNPNLQNIPIRTERGREIRKAFVPRDEEHVILAADYSQIELRIMAAFSKDESMIEAFKNGRDIHSTTAAKIFQVPIDEVTSDMRRKAKTANFGIIYGISAFGLSQRLNISRTEAKEIIDAYFKEFPAVSEYMNDCIEQARKNEYVETLLGRRRYLRDINSRNATMRGFSERNAINAPIQGSAADMIKVAMIHVHKWMKEKQLKSKMILQVHDELVFDAHKDEVDLLKKEIPKLMTEALPIEVPMQVEVGVGKDWLEAH from the coding sequence ATGCCCAGTTCAGACAAGAAAAAACTGTTTCTACTAGATGCCATGGCTCTGATCTATAGGGCCCATTTTGCTTTCAGTAAAAATCCCAGAATTAATTCCAAAGGCCTTAATACCGGAATCATGTTGGGATTTACCAACACCTTACTGGAAGTAATCGAAAAGCAAAAGCCCAGCCACCTAGCAGTAGCTTTTGATACTTCGGCACCTACTTTTCGTCATGAGCAGTTTGAAGCCTATAAGGCCAACCGTCAAGAGACTCCCGAAGATATCAGTGTCGGGATTCCATGGGTAAAGCAGATTGTGGAAGGATTTAATATTCCAATTCTTGAACTGGATGGTTATGAAGCAGACGATATTATAGGAACCATCGCAAAAAAAGCCGAATACAAGGACTTTGAAGTGTTTATGATGACACCTGATAAGGATTATGGCCAGTTAGTGGATGACCATATTTTCCTTTACAAGCCAGCCTTTATGGGCAATGCGGTAGATATCATGGGACCAAAGGAGGTATGTGAAAAATGGGAAATTGAAAGTCCTGACCAAGTAAGGGATATTTTAGGACTGATGGGAGATGCAGTGGACAATATTCCAGGTATCCCGGGCATCGGTGAAAAAACAGCCAAAAAACTATTGAAAGCCTACGGGAGTATTGAAGGCTTATTGGAGCACACAGAAGAACTGAAGGGCAAACAAAAGGAAAACGTCGTCAATTTTGGGCAGCAGGGAATATTGTCAAAAGAGCTCGCTACTATCATGCAAAATGTTCCCATTGAGTTTAATCCAAAGGATTTTACTTATGATGGACCGGATGAAGAAAAACTTAAAGCCTTATTTGCCGAATTGGAATTCCGAACCCTGACCAAAAGAGTATTTGGAGAAAGTATTAAGAAACCTTCGCTTAAAGTCAATGAACAATTAGGCTTATTTACTGGGCCACAGGATACAGAAGAGGAGGAAGATATTGAAGAAACCAATCCTATTCCTACGCCCAGCCAATTGGATTCGATTTTTTCAAAAGCCCATGACTATCATAAAGTAGCTGGAGTAGAAGCTATCAATGAATTGGTCGAATACCTAGAGATCCAGGATGAGCTTTGCTTTGACACCGAAACCACTGATGTGGACCCAAACAAGGCAGAATTAGTGGGTATTTCCTTTGCCTATATTACCGGAGAGGCATTTTATATTCCCATTCCTTCCGATGTGGAAGAAGCCCAAAAACTATTGGCTCCTTTAAAACCGGTTTTTGAAAATGATAAAATCACCAAAATCGGCCAAAACATAAAGTATGATGTCCTAGTGCTGAAGAATTATGGCATTGAGGTAAAAGGCACTTACTACGACACCATGCTGGCCCACTATCTCATAGAGCCAGAAGGGAAGCATGGCATGGACTGGTTGGCAGAACACTATCTCAACTACAAACCTGTTTCCATCGAAAGCCTGATTGGTAAGAAAGGCAAAAACCAAGGCAATATGCGTGATGTGGATGTGGATAAGGTGGTAGAATATGCCTCAGAAGATGCTGACATCACCTTACAATTGGCCCAAAAGCTCAATCCTGACCTTAAGGACAGGGGATTAGAAAAACTTTTCTATGAGGTAGAAACGCCTTTGATTCCGGTATTGGCGGCCATGGAGTTTGAAGGGGTCAGGCTAGATGAAAATAGTTTAGCAGATTTATCCAAAGAATTGGAAAAAGAGATTGTCCAAATAGAACAAAAGGTTTACGAACTGGCCGGAACCAAATTCAATTTGGCTTCTCCGAAACAGCTTGGGGAGGTACTCTTTGTCAAAATGGAATTGGATCCAAAAGCCAAAAAAACCAAAACCGGTCAATATGCCACTGGTGAAGAAGTACTGTCCAAACTAGCTCCAAAACATGAAATCGCACAAGCCATTTTGGATTTCAGGGAATTGGTAAAACTTAAAAACACTTATGTGGATACCCTGCCAACCCTGATCAACCCAAAAACCGGTCGAATACATACCACTTATAATCAGATAGTCGCTGCTACAGGAAGACTTTCCTCCGTCAATCCTAATTTGCAAAATATTCCGATCAGAACAGAAAGGGGTAGGGAAATCCGAAAGGCCTTTGTACCCAGAGATGAAGAGCATGTTATCTTGGCAGCGGATTATAGCCAAATAGAATTACGTATCATGGCGGCCTTCTCTAAGGATGAATCCATGATAGAAGCTTTTAAGAACGGTAGAGATATCCACAGCACCACGGCAGCCAAGATTTTCCAAGTTCCCATAGATGAGGTTACCTCGGATATGCGTAGAAAGGCAAAAACGGCTAACTTCGGTATCATTTATGGTATTTCAGCCTTTGGTTTATCCCAACGATTGAATATTTCAAGAACTGAAGCCAAAGAAATCATCGATGCTTATTTCAAGGAATTCCCTGCCGTAAGTGAATATATGAACGATTGTATTGAGCAAGCGCGGAAAAACGAATATGTGGAAACCTTGTTAGGAAGACGCAGGTACCTAAGAGATATCAACAGCCGAAATGCGACCATGAGGGGATTTTCTGAAAGAAATGCCATCAATGCTCCCATTCAGGGCAGTGCTGCAGATATGATCAAAGTAGCCATGATCCATGTGCATAAATGGATGAAGGAGAAACAATTGAAATCCAAGATGATCCTACAGGTACATGATGAATTGGTTTTCGATGCACATAAGGATGAGGTGGATCTATTGAAAAAGGAAATTCCAAAACTGATGACAGAAGCCTTGCCTATAGAAGTGCCAATGCAGGTAGAAGTAGGCGTAGGCAAAGACTGGTTAGAGGCCCATTAA
- the radA gene encoding DNA repair protein RadA has product MPKIKTAFFCQQCGAQSPKWVGKCPACGEWNTYVEEVIHKEESGRGSWKQGSENNKRQGSPRKLQEINYEEHPRLITKDPELDRVLGGGIVPGSLTLIGGEPGIGKSTLMLQIALILNQTKVLYVSGEESESQIKMRADRMQFRSDNCFVLSETNTQNIFQQITALKPEVLVIDSIQTLHSKHVESAAGSVSQVRECTAELMKFAKETATPVFLIGHITKDGSIAGPKILEHMVDTVLQFEGDRHLSYRILRTSKNRFGSTNELGIYEMRAEGLRGVANPSEILLSQREETLNGVATGAMLEGNRPLLIEIQSLISPATYGTPQRSSTGHDAKRLNMLLAVLEKRGGMRLGNQDVFLNVAGGMRVDDPGLDLSVCAALLSSYEDTPISPDLCFAGEVGLGGEIRAVNRIENRIAEADKLGFKKIIVSKYAVKGVDLKSFGIEVIPITKLEEMYQQLF; this is encoded by the coding sequence ATGCCTAAAATAAAAACTGCTTTTTTCTGCCAGCAATGTGGCGCCCAAAGCCCCAAATGGGTGGGCAAGTGCCCAGCATGTGGCGAATGGAATACTTATGTAGAAGAAGTTATCCACAAGGAAGAATCGGGCCGAGGAAGCTGGAAACAGGGTTCTGAAAATAATAAGCGACAAGGTTCACCCAGAAAGTTACAGGAGATTAACTATGAAGAGCACCCAAGACTGATCACCAAAGATCCCGAACTGGATAGGGTTTTGGGAGGAGGAATTGTGCCTGGCTCACTGACCTTAATAGGAGGGGAACCGGGTATCGGGAAATCCACCTTGATGTTACAAATCGCCTTGATTCTTAACCAGACCAAGGTCCTTTATGTCTCCGGAGAGGAAAGCGAAAGTCAAATCAAAATGCGGGCTGACCGTATGCAGTTCAGGTCAGACAATTGCTTTGTGCTTTCTGAAACCAACACCCAAAACATATTTCAGCAGATCACAGCGCTCAAACCAGAAGTCTTGGTTATTGATTCCATTCAGACTTTACACAGCAAACATGTTGAATCTGCGGCAGGAAGCGTTTCCCAAGTCAGAGAATGTACCGCGGAGCTAATGAAATTTGCCAAGGAAACAGCTACTCCTGTTTTTCTTATTGGCCATATCACCAAAGATGGCTCCATTGCAGGACCAAAAATCCTAGAACATATGGTGGATACTGTTTTGCAGTTTGAAGGAGACCGTCATTTATCTTACAGGATTCTACGCACCTCCAAAAACAGGTTTGGCTCTACCAATGAACTGGGCATCTATGAAATGCGCGCAGAAGGACTCCGGGGAGTGGCCAACCCATCCGAAATCCTGCTCAGCCAGCGCGAAGAAACCCTCAATGGAGTGGCCACTGGCGCCATGCTGGAAGGAAACCGACCATTATTGATAGAAATCCAATCCCTGATCAGTCCGGCCACCTATGGCACTCCCCAGCGGAGCAGCACCGGCCATGATGCCAAAAGGCTGAATATGCTCTTGGCAGTTTTGGAAAAAAGGGGCGGTATGAGACTAGGCAACCAAGATGTATTTCTAAATGTCGCTGGGGGTATGCGTGTGGACGATCCGGGTCTGGATTTATCTGTATGTGCAGCCCTATTATCATCTTATGAAGACACACCGATTTCACCTGACCTTTGTTTTGCTGGCGAGGTAGGCCTAGGTGGCGAAATCAGGGCAGTCAACAGGATAGAAAACCGCATTGCAGAGGCAGACAAGTTAGGATTCAAAAAAATCATTGTTTCCAAATACGCTGTGAAAGGTGTGGATTTAAAAAGCTTCGGCATTGAGGTCATCCCCATCACCAAGCTTGAAGAAATGTACCAGCAGTTGTTTTAA
- a CDS encoding secondary thiamine-phosphate synthase enzyme YjbQ → MKIFQKHISLKAHSRGFHLITDEVEDALPEIREIKMGTLQVFIKHTSAGLTINENADPTVRKDFETFINDLVSETYPRFIHTYEGPDDMPAHIKSSLFGSTLNIPISNGKLALGTWQGIYLGEFRNYGGPRKLIITAMGA, encoded by the coding sequence ATGAAAATCTTTCAAAAACATATATCTCTAAAAGCTCATTCCAGAGGCTTCCATTTGATTACCGATGAGGTGGAAGATGCCCTACCCGAAATCAGGGAAATAAAAATGGGCACTTTGCAGGTTTTTATCAAGCATACCTCTGCCGGCCTCACCATCAATGAAAATGCTGACCCAACGGTACGAAAGGACTTCGAAACATTTATTAATGACTTGGTTAGCGAAACTTATCCACGATTTATCCACACCTACGAAGGACCGGATGATATGCCCGCTCATATCAAAAGCAGTCTCTTTGGTTCCACGTTAAATATTCCTATTTCAAATGGAAAATTGGCCTTGGGGACTTGGCAAGGCATATATTTAGGAGAATTCAGGAATTATGGCGGACCTAGAAAACTGATCATCACGGCCATGGGTGCCTAA
- a CDS encoding HAD family hydrolase, translated as MKNLAVIFDMDGVICHTNPYHSKAFEQFFAKRGMNPSQEEYAQHMYGKPNSYIFSHFLQREVKGEELLELENEKEGLFREIYAPVVEPVPGYLEFLNGLKQNGFKTGVGTSAPRANMDLIIDTLEIRTLMESFMASEDVKTHKPEPEVYLKSAENLEAHPEHCIVFEDSFSGASAGINAGMQVVGVLTSHTKEELPPCQYYINDYSEISVQNILEMLK; from the coding sequence TCTAAGGCTTTTGAACAGTTTTTTGCTAAACGAGGCATGAATCCTAGCCAGGAGGAATATGCTCAGCATATGTATGGGAAGCCCAATAGCTATATCTTTAGCCATTTTTTACAGAGAGAGGTGAAGGGAGAGGAACTTCTTGAGCTGGAAAATGAAAAGGAAGGACTTTTCCGTGAGATCTATGCACCGGTGGTGGAGCCAGTTCCGGGCTATTTGGAATTTTTGAATGGCTTGAAGCAAAATGGTTTTAAAACCGGTGTGGGGACTTCTGCACCGAGAGCCAATATGGATTTGATCATTGATACGCTGGAGATAAGAACATTGATGGAGTCTTTTATGGCCAGTGAAGATGTGAAGACACATAAGCCTGAGCCAGAGGTGTATTTAAAGTCTGCGGAAAACCTTGAAGCACATCCTGAGCACTGTATAGTTTTTGAAGACTCCTTCTCAGGTGCTTCTGCGGGTATAAATGCCGGTATGCAGGTGGTCGGCGTGCTTACTTCGCACACTAAAGAAGAGCTGCCTCCTTGTCAGTATTATATCAATGATTACAGTGAAATTTCAGTACAAAATATACTGGAAATGCTTAAATAA